The DNA sequence AAAATAAGTTCCTTATATTTTTAACGTTCCTAGAGTTTTTATATCTTTACTAATTTTTTTATATCCTCTCTTGTTATTGTTTTCGTTATAAAAATATATATACTATATACAATTAATGCTACTGCAAAAGATATTGGTCCTTTTATCCAAATACTCCAATCTAACAACATTCTAAATCCAACCATTATTATAATAAAAATTAATCCTGCTATGAGAAAATTTAATAGTTTCCATCCGTTCACATTAAACTTTAACTCTTTCCTAGAAACGAAAAAAGTATAAATCCACATAAAAAAGTTTGAAATTGATGTAGCAAAAGCTGCTCCATACAAACCTGTAAATGGAATTAATGTTAAATTTAATATTACATTAATTATTGTTCCTACAATTGTAATTTTTAAAATTTCTTTTGGTTTTCCTATTGCATATAATATTCCATTATTAATATAGCTTAATATCAAAAATATTAATCCAAAACTTAATAAAGATAATCCTCCATACGCTCTATAATATTTTGTACCATATATAATATTAATATATACCATTGGATATATTATAAGCGTTGAAAAAATAGGAACCATTCCTGCTAATAAAAATAGATATATTTTTTCAATTAATTCTTTTAATATTTCAAAATCTCTTTTAGCATACAACTCTCCTATAAGAGGAGTAAAAAAAACAAATATTCCAGAAAAAAGAGTTACAAATATTTTAAAAATATTTACTGCTACTTTATAGTTTGCAACTGAAATGTTGTCTTTTATTACAGATAACATAAGTATATCTATATTATTTAAAATATAATTGTTAAATCCTATTCCTATAGTTAAAAAACCATATATAAAATATATTTTGATTCTCTTAGAAGATAATTTTAATTTTTCTCCTCTAATTTTAGGAAATAATATTTTTATAAAAAAAATTATTTCTATAAAATAACTTACAAACAATATTTTAGATAATTTTGTCAAATTTGAATTATTATTAAGATAAAAAAATATACCTGAAAGATATATAATACCTCTTATTATTTCTCCAAAATTTACATTTTTTATATCTTGAAAAGATTTTACAAAAGTTTTATATAAATTTTCTAAAACCATTACTATAATTCCAGCAAAAAAGATAAAAAATAGATTACTGTTTTTTATCTTTAATAAATCACTAATTAATCCTGATAAAAAAAATAGAATAATTAGGGAAATTAATCCATTAAATAAGAGTGATACTGAAGAAACTATTATAATTTCTTTAATATTTCCATTTTTTTTTCTAATATTAAATTTTGGAATATATCTTTGAGCTACAGAACTCCAACCTAAATCAAGAAAAATAGAAAATAAAATTAGAAATCCCCATATAGTAGAAAAATCTCCAAATTCTTTCAAAGAAATTTTCCTAGCAAGTAAAATATTTGCCAAATATCCTAAAAAACTACTAATTAATAATCCACCATAACTTAATATTAAATTCCAGTAAATTTTTCTTTTTAATGTTGGCATTTTATTCTCCTTCTGTACT is a window from the Haliovirga abyssi genome containing:
- a CDS encoding oligosaccharide flippase family protein, translating into MPTLKRKIYWNLILSYGGLLISSFLGYLANILLARKISLKEFGDFSTIWGFLILFSIFLDLGWSSVAQRYIPKFNIRKKNGNIKEIIIVSSVSLLFNGLISLIILFFLSGLISDLLKIKNSNLFFIFFAGIIVMVLENLYKTFVKSFQDIKNVNFGEIIRGIIYLSGIFFYLNNNSNLTKLSKILFVSYFIEIIFFIKILFPKIRGEKLKLSSKRIKIYFIYGFLTIGIGFNNYILNNIDILMLSVIKDNISVANYKVAVNIFKIFVTLFSGIFVFFTPLIGELYAKRDFEILKELIEKIYLFLLAGMVPIFSTLIIYPMVYINIIYGTKYYRAYGGLSLLSFGLIFLILSYINNGILYAIGKPKEILKITIVGTIINVILNLTLIPFTGLYGAAFATSISNFFMWIYTFFVSRKELKFNVNGWKLLNFLIAGLIFIIIMVGFRMLLDWSIWIKGPISFAVALIVYSIYIFITKTITREDIKKLVKI